From a region of the Streptomyces sp. NBC_00193 genome:
- a CDS encoding substrate-binding and VWA domain-containing protein, with protein MSMRSAVIRRRLAAAVALAATLLGASACAENSDHPKPKQTEYREGTLRVLASSELSDMDEVLKAAKAATGVGVELTMSGTLDAVEQIASGKADGKYDAVWLSSNDYLRLRPEAAGKLSSETPVMSSPVALGVKPEALARLGWKPESVTWSAVHEAVAGGKLTYGMTDPVRSNSGFSALISVASGLSGAQAALTDADVAKAQPMLKGFFTGQKLTSGSSGWLATAYAQRGDVDALVNYESVLLSMNRDAKTNLTVIRPLDGVVTAHYPLTLLTSAPAGARESGRALTEYLSGGEAQKAITEKTFRRPVTAGVTPAAGLNPDKRRELPFPGTRSVADGLLASYENELRRPSRTVYVLDTSGSMTEEDRIGRLKAALTDLTGTGSSGTGERFRDREEVTLLPFGDKVKKVLTHTVEPGNPGPALDAIRGDVKSLQPDGGTAIYSSLQAAYQQLGKGNADAFTSIVLMTDGENTAGAGAKQFDAFYAGLPEAQKHTPVFAVLFGDSDRKELAHITELTGGRLFDATDGNGSLDGAFEEIRGYQ; from the coding sequence ATGAGCATGCGAAGCGCTGTCATACGCAGACGGCTCGCCGCAGCGGTGGCGCTCGCCGCCACCCTGCTCGGGGCGAGCGCGTGCGCGGAGAACTCCGACCACCCGAAGCCGAAGCAGACCGAGTACCGGGAGGGCACGCTGCGCGTCCTGGCCTCCAGCGAGCTGTCCGACATGGACGAGGTGCTGAAGGCGGCGAAGGCCGCCACCGGGGTCGGCGTGGAGCTGACCATGTCGGGCACCCTCGACGCGGTCGAGCAGATCGCCTCCGGCAAGGCGGACGGCAAGTACGACGCCGTATGGCTCTCCTCCAACGACTACCTGCGGCTGCGGCCCGAGGCCGCGGGCAAGCTGTCGAGCGAGACCCCGGTGATGTCCTCGCCCGTCGCCCTCGGCGTGAAGCCCGAGGCACTGGCCCGGCTCGGCTGGAAGCCCGAGTCGGTGACCTGGTCGGCGGTCCACGAGGCCGTGGCCGGCGGGAAGCTGACGTACGGGATGACCGACCCGGTGCGCTCCAACTCCGGGTTCTCCGCGCTGATTTCGGTGGCCTCGGGGCTCTCCGGCGCACAGGCGGCGCTGACCGACGCCGACGTGGCGAAGGCGCAGCCGATGCTGAAGGGGTTCTTCACCGGGCAGAAGCTGACGTCCGGCTCCTCGGGCTGGCTGGCCACCGCGTACGCCCAGCGCGGGGACGTGGACGCGCTGGTGAACTACGAGTCGGTGCTGCTGTCGATGAACCGGGACGCGAAGACGAACCTGACGGTGATCCGGCCGCTCGACGGCGTGGTCACCGCCCACTACCCGCTGACCCTGCTGACCTCGGCCCCGGCCGGGGCCCGCGAGTCGGGGCGGGCGCTGACCGAGTACCTGAGCGGCGGCGAGGCGCAGAAGGCGATCACCGAGAAGACCTTCCGGCGGCCCGTCACGGCCGGGGTGACCCCGGCGGCCGGGCTGAACCCGGACAAGCGGCGCGAGCTCCCCTTCCCCGGCACCCGGTCGGTGGCGGACGGGCTGCTGGCCAGCTACGAGAACGAACTGCGCCGGCCCTCGCGGACGGTGTACGTGCTGGACACCTCGGGTTCGATGACCGAGGAGGACCGGATCGGCCGGCTGAAGGCGGCGCTCACCGACCTGACGGGGACGGGGAGTTCGGGCACCGGGGAGCGGTTCCGGGACCGTGAGGAGGTCACGCTGCTGCCCTTCGGCGACAAGGTGAAGAAGGTCCTGACGCACACGGTCGAGCCCGGCAATCCCGGGCCCGCCCTGGACGCGATCCGGGGGGACGTGAAGTCGCTGCAGCCCGACGGGGGCACGGCCATCTACAGCAGTCTGCAGGCGGCGTACCAGCAGCTCGGCAAGGGCAACGCGGACGCCTTCACCTCGATCGTGCTGATGACGGACGGCGAGAACACCGCGGGCGCCGGGGCCAAGCAGTTCGACGCCTTCTACGCGGGGCTGCCCGAGGCGCAGAAGCACACCCCGGTCTTCGCGGTGCTGTTCGGCGACTCGGACCGCAAGGAACTCGCCCACATCACCGAACTGACCGGCGGGCGCCTCTTCGACGCCACCGACGGCAACGGTTCGCTGGACGGAGCCTTCGAGGAGATCCGTGGCTACCAGTAG